The Meiothermus ruber DSM 1279 genome includes the window GGCGAGACCATTCACGAAACCGACGGCCCGGCGGGCAACCCCACGGGCCGTCATTTTGACCTGGGGGGCGTGACCCTGCTGGCCCCGGCCACCCCCACCAAGATTGTCTGCGTGGGGCGCAATTACCTCGACCACATCCGCGAGATGGGCCACGACTTCGGGGGGGATCTGCCCAAGGAGCCGGGTCTGTTCCTGAAGGGCCCCAACACCCTGGCCCACCCGGCCAACCCGGCCCGTCCCGAGCGTTCGGGCGATGTGGTGCCCTACCCCAGCTTCACCAACCTGCTGCACTACGAAGGGGAGCTGGCGGTGGTGATTGAAAGCCGCATGAAAAACGTACCCGAGAGCGAGGCGCTCGAGCACGTGCTGGGCTACACCTGCGCCCTGGACGTCACCGCCCGCGACAAGCAAAAAACCGACCTGCAGTGGGTGCGGGCCAAGTCCGCCGACAAGTTCTGCCCCCTGGGGCCCTGGCTGGTGACCTCGCTCGATCCCCAGAACACCACCCTGCGCACCTACGTCAACGGCGAGCTGCGCCAGGAGGCCCACACCAGCCTGATGATCTTCTCGGTGGCTAAAATTCTCTCCTACATCAGCAGCTTCATGACCCTCGAGCCCGGCGATGTGGTGCTGACCGGCACCCCCGAGGGGGTGGGCGAGCTCAAGCCCGGCGACCACGTGGAGGTCGCCATCGAGGGCATCGGCGACCTGCACACCCGAATTGGGCACTGAGGCCCTGCGCTGGAGCCTTACCTGGCTGCATACTGAATCCAGGGTGCTTTGAGCACCGGAGCGTTGCTACTCCTGGCACCGCCGCTGGGAGCAGTGGAGGTGTACTTGCCCAAACCCGAGATACTTCTGCTAATCGTCGGCACTTTGCTGCTGCTTAGTGTGCTGGCTACCAAGCTGGGCGGGCGGCTGGGGATACCAGGGCTGCTCTTGTTTTTGCTGATCGGCATGCTGGCCGGGAGCGATGGGCCGGGGGGCATTTGGTTTGACAACTACTACATTGCCCAGCTAGTAGGTACGCTGGCCCTGATCTTCATCCTCTATTCGGGCGGCCTTTTCACCCGTTGGAACAGCGTGCGCCCCGTGCTAGGGGCTGGTCTGTCGCTGGCTACTTTGGGTGTGTTCTTCACCATGCTCCTAACGGGCGTGTTTGCCCACTGGGTGTTAGACCTGGGCTGGCTCGAGGCCTTCTTGCTGGGTGCCATAGTTTCCAGTACCGATGCCAGTGCGGTGTTTGGGGTACTGCGCGAGCGGGCGGTGCGCCTGCGCAAGCCTTTGCGGCCTTTGCTGGAGTTCGAATCCGGCACCAACGACCCCATGGCGGTTTTCCTGACGGTTGGCCTGACCGCGCTGATTACCCGCCCTGAGATGAGCGCCTGGCAGATTCTGCCGATGTTCGTCCAGCAGATGCTGTTGGGCCTGCTACTGGGTTATGGCCTGGGGTGGGCGGTGGCCTGGATTTTGCGAAACATCCGCCTGAGCTTCGATGGGCTGTATGCGGTTTTGTCGGTTACCCTGATGCTTTTGGTGTTTTCTCTTACCGCCGTGCTGGGTGGCAGCGGTTTTGTGGCTGTTTATGTGGCGGGGGTGGTGGTGGGCAACAGCGATTTTCCTCGTAAAACGGCCCTGCTGGCCTTTCATGAGGGCAACACCTGGCTCATGGAGATTGGAATGTTCCTCACCCTGGGGCTGCTGGTCTTCCCTTCGCAGCTTCCTGGGGTGGCTGTAGGAGCCATTCTGCTGGCGCTCTTTCTGATGCTGGTGGCCCGGCCCTTGGCAATTTTCCTGAGCCTGCCCCATCGTCGTTTTGCCCTCAACGAGAAAGCCTTTGTGGCCTGGGTGGGCTTGCGGGGGGCCATTCCTATTGTGCTGGCTACCTTTCCCTTGCTGGCCGGGGTCGAATCAGCGCAAAAGATCTTCAATGTGACCTTTTTCGTGGTGCTGTTTTCGGTGCTGGTACAGGGAACCACCCTACCCCTGGCCGCGCGTTGGTTGCGGGTGCGCGCCGAGGATGAAGTGGTGGCCTCACCGCTTTCTGAAGCAGCAGGCGGCCGCTAGCCTATAGGGGTGCTTCTTCAGCTCGTGGGCAGCCTGGCATCCACAAACAGGGTCTTAACCTGGGTATACAACACCTGGCCAGGGGCCGCTTTGCGGGGGCGCCAGACGTGTTTTTTGGCGGTATAGTCCACCGGGACGTTTTTTTCGCCCCTGGCTTTGGAGTGGTGGGCGGCGAGCTGTGCGGCGTAGAGCAGGTCGGGCAGGGGTGCGGGGCGGCCCTGGGTGCGCAGGATCACGTGCGAACCGGGGAGGCCCTGGGCGTGGAACCAGAGGTCTTCGGAGTGGGCCATGCGGGTCAGGAGGTCGTTTTCTTTGCTGTTGCGCCCCACCCAGACCTCAAAGCCGCTGGGGCTGGTGAGGCGCAGGCCTAGCTGGGGGCCTTTCTCGCGGGTTTTGCGCTTCAGGGCCTGCAACGCCTGACGGGAGAGATGCTCGAGCTGGGCGAGTTCCTGCTCGAGCCCGGCGATCTGGGCCTCCATGGCCGGTATCTGCTCCAGAGCCCGCTCGGCGTTGGCCTCGAGGCGCTTGGCCCGGGCATAGAAGCGGCTGGCGTTCTGAATGGGGGAGAGCCCGGCTTCTAAGGGAATTTCCACCATCTGGCCGGAAAAATCCTCCAGTTTGGCCGTGGGCCCCGGCGGAAGCTGGTGGCCGTAGGCCATCAGCAAGTCGCCCCAGTTCCGCAGGCGCTGGGCCTCTTCCAGGCGCTCCAGGGCGTTGTGGGCATCCCCCAGGCGGGCCTGCAAGGTTCGGAGCTGCCGCTGGAGGGCCTCGCGTAGGGGTTTGCGCAGAGCCTCGGCTTCTTCCTGCGCCCAGGCGGTCTGGAGATCGGGGGAGGCGGTTTGCAGGCTGGGCTGCTCGACCAGGCTGTGGATAACTTTGTGGATAAGTGGCAGGTGTGCGGGCTCGAGCGGGGTTTGCGGGCGTAGGTGTGCGCGCCGGCAGAGCTCGGCCCCCAGGGCTTTACCCACCCCGTCCAGGTTTTTGATGAGCTGCTCGAGGGGCTGGCCCACAAAGGGCTTCAGCCCGTCTTCCTGCAGGGTGCGGGGGTCGAGCTTCTGGTAGGGCGGGGGTGGGGTGTAGAAAAGCCCGCTCCGCAGTTCGCGGTAGCGGTTGATGGCGGGCGTAACCGGGCGATCTATGCCGATAATCCGGCCCTCGAGGTCCAAAACCATCAGGTTGGCGTTGCGGCCCGTGAGCTCAAAGACCAGCCGGGTGGGGGCGGTATCCACAAAGCCCTTTTCCCCTTCAAACTCCAAAAAAACCACCCGGTCGAGCTTGAGCTGTTCAATTTTTAGCAAGCGCCCCTTGCAGCGGGCCTCGAGGAGGCGCTGAAAAGGGGTTTTGGCCTCGCCCGCCACACGATCCGCCTCCAGTGCCAGGAGGGGATGGGGTGGGCGGTAGCGCAACAGTAGATTGCCCAGCCCTTCCAGGAGCAGGGCGGCGGTGCCCTCGTCGGGGAACGCCCAGCCCAGGCTGCGCCGGGGTAGCTGGGGGGCCAGGGTGCGCAGTGCTGCGTGTATCTGCAAACCTTCCATCCAACCTCTTGGCCAAGTATAGGCCTTTGGTGAAGCCTCGAGCGGCCCGGTAATTCAGGGAACACCAGGTTGCGGCCTTTTTGATGCTCTATGGGAAGGCTTTGCTCGAAGACCAGACCACCCCTTGGGAGCCAACGGTACCCATCAACTCGTACCAACCAGGCTTGAGTCCAGGGGGTACTGGAAAACTGCTCGGAAGCGCCCGAAACTTGTTTCCATCGAAATAGGCCACCACCCGAACCTGAGACTGCTCACTGGCAGCCCGAAGCGCCAGGAAAGGGTCGTTGCGGCTATTGGTAAGCCATGCGCTCACAAACTGGTACTGGCTGGCCCCTATCAGGCTGCCTGGCCCCTGGTAAAAAGCCCAGGGTACGGGGCTATGCAGCTTGACATCGGTAGCCACAAACACATCGTCTTCCCAGACGCCGGTGGCCTCGAGCCACATACCCGGCACTGCCAGGCTTAACCAGGGCGAATTGCTTTGGATGCGCACGCTCCCTGAAATAACCAGGCCGCCAGCACTGACCGTTACCTGGCCCATGTAGCTGCGGGGTTGGCGGGTGCTCGAGGGGTTGGAGCTGGGGTTCGGGTTGTTCCCAGCCGCGTTGCTGTTGCCGTTTCCGGCAGCGTTGCTGCCCCCGGTGTTGTTATTCCCGCCGCTATTGCTGTTGTTTCCACCACTGTTGCCGTTGTTGCCACCGCTATTGCCATTACCGCTGTTGCCGTTGCCATTGTTTCCAGCGCCATTCCCGTTGCCGCCGCCACGCTGAACAATAACTTGAGTATCGGGCACAAGGTCGGGCTGACTGCTGGCTTTGACCTGGGCAGCCAAGCCGGAGGGCATGGCCAAGGCAAGGGCAATCCATAGTAAGAGCGCGCTGCGGATACTAAGCATGGCTCACCTCGAGGCTGGGCAGGCTCAAGATAGCCTCGAGGCCACCCCCAGGGCGGTTGCTAAACTCGAGCTCCCCTCCCATCACAGAGGCGATGTGCCGAACCAGAGCCAGTCCCAGCCCCATCCCATCTACTTTGGGCTGTACACGTAGGAAAGGGGTGCCCAGGCGGGGTATGTCTTTTTCGGGCACCCCCGGCCCCCGGTCGCGAATGTGGATTTGGATCACCGCCCCCTGCCTCACCTCGACCTCCACCTGCCCCTGGCTGAACTTGAGGGCATTGTTTACCAGGTTGCTCAAAGCTTGCTGCAGCAATTCTTCATAACCCAGCACCTGAGCTCCCAAGTTACCCTTTAAGGTAATACGTTGCTGCTCTTTTAAAAGTAGATTTTGCACCACCGCGTGTAGCACAGCCCCTACTTCAACCGGCTCGGGATTTTTGTGAGGGATGCGGGTTAAGGCCAGCAGGGCCGCCAGCAGATGCTCCAGGCGCTCGAGGCTTCTTTTGATGGCTGGTAAGGATTCCTGGGGGGTGAGCAGTCCTTGCTCCAGGGCCTCAATTTGTGCCCGCAAGGTTGCTAAAGGGGTGCGCAACTCGTGTGAGGCGTAGCGTGAAAAATTGCGCTCCCGTTCTAAAAACCCTTCCACCGCCTGGGTCATTCGATTGAAACTCTCGGCCAGATCAGAAAGCTCATCTTGGCCGGGTGGCACGGGAATTGGTTTGGGGAAGCGTTGCTGGGCGATGGCATGGGTGGCTTCGGTTAGATGTCGCACCGGGTGCATCAGGTAGCCAAAAAGCAGGTAGGCCACGACCAGCGCTAGCAGCAGCGAGATGGGCAGTGCCAGCAGTTCGGTTTGCCAGAAAGTCCGCAGGGCTTCGCTTTGGCTGTGTGTCTCGAGCGCGGCTTGCAGGACAAACCCATATTCCAGCGGCCGCTCAGTTTTGATCCAGCCAGTGCTTTGGGTTGGGTAGCGCCCGCCGATTTCTAAAAACACCTGCTCTGTTCTTATCACCCGGAAGCGGCTGTTGCCCAGCTCGGCCAGCCGGGGAAGGCGATCCGGGTTGAGCAAAACCTGTTCGGGTGTAATTAGTAAAGCCTGCTCTACAATATTGGTTGCAGAAATGAGATCTTGCCAGGCTTCCTGGCTTAAGGTGCTTTGAAACTGCAGAAAACCCAGTACCCCCACCAGCAAGGCTGTCAGCACCACCACAGACGACAGACCCAACAGCAAGCGACTGCGAAACCCACCCAACAGCCGTCCTTTGGGCCTGGACAGTAAAATGTGCAGAGCTTGTACGGCTTTGCTTGGCGGCACTTGCTTAGACCCCCAATGTATATCCCCCTGGCTGGGTGGCGATTACGCTATCCCCTAGCTTTTCCCTCAGGCGATGCACATAGACCCGCAGGATGCGGTGGCCCGACTTGGTGTTAGGGAATACCTTGCTGATCAACTCGTCCACTCCAAAAACCCTCTCGGGGTGCAGGGCTAGGCGCTCGAGCAATACAAATTCTTTGTCTGAAAGTGAGACGGGTTGTTGGTTCCAGCACACCTTACGGCTGGCAAACTCTATGCGTAGGGGGCCCCGCTCGAGGACATTTTGGCGCAAGGTGCTGCCTCTTCGCAGCAACGCTCGGATGCGTGCCAAAAGCTCTTCTAGGGAGAAAGGCTTTACCAGGTAGTCGTCTCCACCCAAATCCAGTCCTAGCACCCGATCCTCCACGGTATCGCGTGCGGTTAGAAACAGGATAGCCCCTCCAAACCCATCTCTGCGAAGTTGCCGGGCTAAACGAAAGCCCGTATCTTCTCCTTCCGGCAGCATCACATCCAGGGCTATTAGATCGGGCTCGAGCTTGTCCACCAACGCCTGGGCCTGGGACAGGTTGTCGGCCCATTCCACCTCGTATCGTTCCCGCTGTAGCAAGGCTAGCAGCGGCCCTGCTAGATCAGCATTGTCTTCAACCAATAAAATTCGCATAGCTGATTCACATAGATTCTATCGCGGGTGGGGGGTGGGATATTTGTTTTTGCCCAGACTTGGTTGGTTACCTGACCTCGAGCAACGTGTTTTGCTGGGTGTGCTCGATCCGCCTGAGCTGCACCAAAAACGCCGTATGCCCCACCTGCTGAAACTTGGGATGGGCGATGGGGGGGCGAATGTCCCACTCCCGGTGCTGCACCTCCAGGGTGCGCTCGTGTAAAAACGGCAGTTGCAGGGTTTTGATCTGCTCGAGCAGCGTAACTACCTGGGTCAGGTTGGGCAGATAGCAGACCAGGAAGCGGTCTATTTTGAGCGCGGGTACAATGCTATGCAGCACTGACCAGGGTTCCATCAAATCCAGGGCAACGCCGTCAAAGGAGCTGGGTGGTAACTCGGCCTGGGCCAAGTCGCCCTGCACAAAGGTAACGTTGCCCCAATCCTCATATTCGCCCAGGTTGCGTCTGGCCCGCTCGAGGTGCCGGAGGCGGGATTCGTAGCTCCAGACCTGGCCGGTGGGCCCCACCGCTCGCGCCAGGTACAGGGTCAGGCCGCCCGAGCCCGCGCCTGCCTCCAGCACCCGCATGCCAGGGGCCAGGTCGAGCAGAAAGCAGATGGTGGCGGCGTCTTTGGGGTAAGTGGGGGTGGCCTCGCGGGGCATCTGGAGCACGTAGTCTTCCAGGGTGGGGCGGTGGATGCTGAAGCGTTCACCCTGGGGGGTGGCGATAAACCGACCGGCCCCGGCCTGGATGATGGCCTCATGGCGGATGGAGCCCCGATGGTAGTTGAATATACCCCCCGGTTGCAATCGAAACAAATAGACACGGCCCCGTCGATCCTGTAGCAAGGCCCAGTCGCCGTAGGTCATGGGGTTTAGCGTAGCGGGTTTGTGGGTTATTTTGTCAAACGCCCTGCAGTGCCTAAGGCCCTGAATAGACACCCCCCAAATGGGGGGGTGGTTGTTAATTTCCTGGGGGTCAATTGGCTGTAAAGGTTCGATGTTTTGGCCTTGTTTGATGTTAATGCACGCGTTACTTTTGCCGTTGTAGACGGATTTTTTTTGGGTTATGTATCACTTCTGCAAAACCGCCGGAGCAGTAAGTTGTGCACAGGCGATTAGCGGGGCCTTGATGAGCAAGGAATCTACTGTGACTCAAAAAAGGGGACTTCGTGAAAAAGGCGACCGGGCTGAGCGTAATTGAGTTGATATTAGTTGTCTCGATTCTGGGCATCCTGATGGTGCTTGGAGGAGGATGGTTTAGCTCGGACAGGATCCGGGTCAATCAGGCTGCCCAGATTTTAAGCGCCGACGTAACCCGTGCCCGCCTCGAGGCCCTTCGGCGAAACGTCCCGGTGGGAATTCGCTTCGATTTTAGCTCTGGGGCCAACTTCTATCAAATAATGGCCGATGTCGACCAAAATGGCTTGGATAGCAGCGACCCCGTGATCAACCGTATCCAGTTTGGAGCTGGCGAGTACGCCCGAATTGTAGGCAGGCTGCGTCAGTGCACGGTTGCCGATGCGGCAGCGGCGGCCAGTGCCGAGATCGTTTTCGATGCCCGTGGGGTGTACCAACTCGCTACCAGCCGAACCGTAGAGTTATCCATCGGCTCCTATAGCCGCTTTGTCAACATCAATCAACAGGGCCGTGCCCAGATTCGGACGGCCTGTCCATAGGAGCAGCCATGCAAAACAGAGGAATCACCTTGGTAGAACTCCTGATAGCCCTGGCCGTGCTGGGTGTGGCCTTTGGGGTGTTGGTGTTCTCGCAGGTTACCAACTACCGCGCTACCGCCAGGGCAGGGGTGGTGAGCCAGGTCAAAGATACTGCCACGCAAATTCTGGAAAACCAGGTAGGGGTAGTGTTGGCCAACTTCACCCGTTACTACAACGGCTGCCCCACCGGTAGTGAAACCGGCTGCTATGGCTCCGGCTTCCTCATCAACAGCGGAATTGATGAAGGTCTGGATGGTGAAGGACAAATCCTAATCCAATCGTCAGCGACCAGCCAGGGCATCACCATCAACCTGGCGACAAAAGTTTCGTGCTACGACGGCTTTGCTTCCCGTACGGCTGCTATCGGGGTGGGTAGCCTCGAGCCCTGTCCCAGGCCCAACTAGGAGTTGGCTATGCGTATCCATGGTTTTACAATCCTCGAGCTGCTGGTGGTTCTGGCTATTTTCACCGGGGTTTTGACCATCGCTACGCGCTTCCTGGTCAGCCAGTCGCAGGATACCCGCATCATTCAGGAGCGCGACGAAGTGCAAGACCGGGCCCGTCTGGTGTTACAGATGGTGAGCCAGGACTTGATTCTGGCGGGCTCGAGCCGTTACGTTCGCAACAACGAGGTGCGCTTCGATGAAGCCAACTGGGTCTCCTGTGCGCCCGGAACCCCCTGTCTTTCCGGCACCGACCACAGCGAGCGCGATACCTTCGTTACCCGCTACCACACCAGCCTTTACCCCAGTGGCCAGGAGCGCCGCTCGGTGGGTTATACCTTCGATGGAACCACGCTTCTGCGGGCCGATGTGCCTTGCAGCCAGGCCCCTACCGGTTTGATAGCTGCCAGTAGTTACCGCGAACTTGCTCCTAACATTACCCAGCTCAACATTCGCTATGTTTGCGGCGACTCCGCAGCTACCGAGGTGGGCCTGCCCAGCGGATGCACGGTGGTGACCAATCCCACCGAACGGTTTGTGCGGGCTGCGCTGGTCACCGTTACGGCTACTTCGCCCCAGGGAACCTATGCCTACACCATCGCCCAGCGGGTGCCGATTCGCAACCTGAAAACCGACGAGGTGCTGTGATGAGACAACCTCGAGGAATTGCCCTAGTCGTCACGTTGGCTATCCTGGTAGCAGTTGCCTTGCTGGCTTTTGCTACCTCGATTACCACCATGATCAGCCAGTGGAGCGCCCGCAACGATCGCGGGGCAACCGAAGCCTATTACGTGGCCGAGACCGGTCTGCAGCAATGGAAGACCCTTCTTTTCCAGGCCTACCGCTGGCAGCTCTACCAGACGATCGATCGCGCGGCAGGAAGCCGCACCCCCACCCGCAGCGAGTGCGGCAATGTGCTGGCGGGCGGGGTGGACTGGAACCGTAACGGAACCATCGAAAGCAACGAAACCCTGCCTGCTACCCGCACCGGAACTGTTCCGATGGGTGCTGGTGTCGGCACCTACACCATTACGATCGCGCAAGACCCCACCCGCCCACGCTTCATGCTGGTGCGTTCGGTGGGTCGCTATGGCGGCTCCCAGGCCATCGCCCAGGCCACCTTCGACCTTTCCAACACCGGCCCCTGGAACTATGCCATCTTTAGCGGACGTGGGGCTTCCAATAAGCACCTTAATGGGGGCGCCATCGTTAGGGGCGGGTTGTATGTGCAGGGCGACCCTGGAAATCCCGACAAAGAGGTAATTGGCTCTACCGGCAATTTTGCAATGCTCAACGAGTACAACTATAGCTCCGATGCGGTTTTGAGCAACCGTCTTAACAGCGATATGCGCAGCCTCTCTAACCTGTGTGCGACGTTACGGGTGCAGTATGGTCGGGTAGAGGTCAGCGGAAGCTCGAGCTATGGAACACCAAACAATAAGCTTCTAGGTGCCTATGTAGGGGATTCAGTAAACGACATTTACGGCAATACCTCTGATGTATGTGCTAATAACCGAGGTATCTGCACCGATGATCGTGGGGCCTTTGATCTTCCTCCGCCCCTGGCCCCTCGCTTCCCCGAGTTTAACACCACCCCCTGTACCAGCGATCCCAGCCGAACCTGGGCGGCCTGTGTGCGGGACGAGGCAGCTACCGGCGGCCTTCGCATCACCAGCAGTGCGGTTCTTTTCCCTGTAGGTGCTATTCCAACCAGCCCACTATCATGCCTGCTGGGCAATCTCCTGAATGGAGGCGAGCTACGTTTTGGCGGTAGCAGTGTGGACTGCCGTTATACCCTAAATGGCAAGACAGGTGGTTTCCGCTACGTAAGCGGTAATCCGGGTATGCTGGAGATTTATGGAACTTTGCATACCAGTGGCATCGACGTGAGGTTCAGTAATGCGATTAACTACCGCGCTTTTAACTTTGCCGACCCTACCGAGCGCAACGCCTCAATATTTGTGGAAGGGGGCAGCATCTACATCCAGGGTGACTTGCTGCCCGATGCCAGCTCGGCCACCTTTCCCGATCAGGTACTGGGGTTGCTGGCTCAGAACAACATCGAGCAGCTTACCAATAACGCCATGGGGATCTTTTATGCTGGTAATCGCTTCCGTACCCAGCAAGGCCAGCGCACACTGGGTACCGTGGTATCCAACGAGTTTTGCACTACCAGTGCAGGTGGCAATCAGTGTAACGCGGGTCAACAAGCTGAAGTGACGTATATTCCTACCATGGGCAACATCCCGGTGGCAGCCCGAATCCCTGAGGACACCGTTATTGCCTCCTTTAAGGTGATGTCCTACGAACGGCGCTAATAGTAGAAACCACCTACCACATAAATGGGCCAGTAGACTGGAATTATGCCGCTCAAGCGCCAACTGGCCTGGGTGATCGGACTACTGGCCTTTATTCCCAACCTGGTTATAGTTCTGACTTTCTGGGCTTCTTTTCAGGGAAGATCGCTGGAAACTTCGTTGTTTTTGCTGGTTTGGCTGTCGGTGTTGGCTCTGACTGCAGCCGGGGTGGGTTATTTCTTGGCTAACACCCTTATGCACCCAATCGACGAGCTGACCCGTAGCCTCCACTACCTGCGGGGAACTGGCCGCACCCTGGCCGAGCTTTCGCTGCCCTCGCCCAAGCAGCCACCCCCTGCCGAAATTGCCCAGTTGCGCGAAGGCTTTGAAGAGGTACTCGATCATCTGCGTGAGCTGTTGGAGGCGCGTGAAGCTACCTACGCGGCCCTGACCCACGATCTCAAGACCCCTTTGTTGGCTAGCCTGCGGGCGCTGGAGTATCTAGAAGAAGCCGACAAAATTGGGCCGGAAAAGCGAAAAGAGCTGCTGCGTAACTTGCGAGAGGAATTGAGCCGAAGCTACCTGCTGGTAGAAAACCTGCTCACGGCCAGCCGCCTCGAGGCCCGGCGCATCCAGCCGGAAAACCTCAACCTGCGCTCCGTGCTGGAGGACTTCCGCCTGCGCTATGCCCAGCAGGCTCAAAAACGCGGTCTGCGCCTGGAGATAGAGGGGGCTGGGCAGGCCAGGGCCGAGCGACTCTTGCTCGAACGGGCGCTGGCTAATCTGGTCGAAAACGCGTTGCGTCACGCCCAAAGCCGGGTGGTGCTGCGGGCGGGGGATGGCTGGCTCGAGGTCGAGGACGACGGGCCGGGGCTGCCTGACAATCTGGAAAACCTTACCCAGCCTTTTCGCAGCCAGCGCCTGCGCGGGGTGCGGGCGGGCAGTGCAGGGCTGGGGCTATACGTGGCCCGACGGGTGGCCGAGGTGCACGGCGGGCGGCTGGAAAACCTGGCCCTGCCGGGACAGGGAACCCGGTTGCGCATCCGGTTGGCCTAAAAGGCTCCTTGCAGCCAGCATGTGATATTTGACCATGGGCGGCGGGTACCTTGGAAAGAAGCGGGCAACCCTATCCAGAGCGAATAAAGGCTCGTTTAAGGCTGTTTTGCGCGGTGCATTAACAACTTATTAACGTAACGCACCAACCCCCATCTGGGGGTACTTGAATTCAAACGGCCCGTCCAAACTCGAGGCGGTATGGCGAGGTGTTCGCAGGCTAGCAAGCAGATCAGAACGCCGGGGGGCTTTACCCTGCTGGAGCTCATCGTGGTGATGGCCATCCTGGGGGTAGCAGCCGGCCTTGGCATCGCCCAGATACGCAACATTGGGCAGCGACAACAGGCTTTGGCAACGGTGGATCAAATCCGTCAGCTTTTCTGGCAGGGCGCGACTGCGGCAGCCAGCCGGGGCGGCACCAACTTCTTGTTGGTGCGCAGCGGCAACACCCTGCAGGTGCAGTCCCAGGTGGATGGAAGCGTGCTGCGCAGCGTGACCCTGCCGAATGGGGTGAGTTGTAGCCTAAGCAACGGCACACTGGCTACCTTTACTTCCCCTGGAAAAGTAATTTTTTCTAGCAGCTTTCCGGCCAACCGCCAGTTCACCATATCCGCTGCCGGG containing:
- a CDS encoding pilus assembly PilX family protein, whose translation is MRQPRGIALVVTLAILVAVALLAFATSITTMISQWSARNDRGATEAYYVAETGLQQWKTLLFQAYRWQLYQTIDRAAGSRTPTRSECGNVLAGGVDWNRNGTIESNETLPATRTGTVPMGAGVGTYTITIAQDPTRPRFMLVRSVGRYGGSQAIAQATFDLSNTGPWNYAIFSGRGASNKHLNGGAIVRGGLYVQGDPGNPDKEVIGSTGNFAMLNEYNYSSDAVLSNRLNSDMRSLSNLCATLRVQYGRVEVSGSSSYGTPNNKLLGAYVGDSVNDIYGNTSDVCANNRGICTDDRGAFDLPPPLAPRFPEFNTTPCTSDPSRTWAACVRDEAATGGLRITSSAVLFPVGAIPTSPLSCLLGNLLNGGELRFGGSSVDCRYTLNGKTGGFRYVSGNPGMLEIYGTLHTSGIDVRFSNAINYRAFNFADPTERNASIFVEGGSIYIQGDLLPDASSATFPDQVLGLLAQNNIEQLTNNAMGIFYAGNRFRTQQGQRTLGTVVSNEFCTTSAGGNQCNAGQQAEVTYIPTMGNIPVAARIPEDTVIASFKVMSYERR
- a CDS encoding sensor histidine kinase, translating into MPLKRQLAWVIGLLAFIPNLVIVLTFWASFQGRSLETSLFLLVWLSVLALTAAGVGYFLANTLMHPIDELTRSLHYLRGTGRTLAELSLPSPKQPPPAEIAQLREGFEEVLDHLRELLEAREATYAALTHDLKTPLLASLRALEYLEEADKIGPEKRKELLRNLREELSRSYLLVENLLTASRLEARRIQPENLNLRSVLEDFRLRYAQQAQKRGLRLEIEGAGQARAERLLLERALANLVENALRHAQSRVVLRAGDGWLEVEDDGPGLPDNLENLTQPFRSQRLRGVRAGSAGLGLYVARRVAEVHGGRLENLALPGQGTRLRIRLA
- a CDS encoding type II secretion system protein, giving the protein MARCSQASKQIRTPGGFTLLELIVVMAILGVAAGLGIAQIRNIGQRQQALATVDQIRQLFWQGATAAASRGGTNFLLVRSGNTLQVQSQVDGSVLRSVTLPNGVSCSLSNGTLATFTSPGKVIFSSSFPANRQFTISAAGQTFTLTATLIGEVRRQ